A genomic stretch from Carassius auratus strain Wakin chromosome 35, ASM336829v1, whole genome shotgun sequence includes:
- the LOC113054385 gene encoding CUE domain-containing protein 1-like isoform X2, protein MMTSLFRRSNANSNHGSGTRGSDDGSRELNNRRPPHQVRRLEFTQAMDDFKTMFPSMKHEVIECVLRANHGAVDSTIDQLLQMSLDSKATDDSSDSEDSIPPEILERTLEPDSSDEEPPPVYAPPSYDMHIYDRKHPADVPSTPPPRFDDYPPPGHQQVGRHRNWNPPLLGNLPDDFLRILPQQSESLQRSQSNLSQPSSSSSSSLSSLTQLSSSSIALSGGVWSSEQDRKLKQYLEDERIALFLQNQEFMKELQRNRDFLIALEIDHQRCEKAQCGHSSACTENSAEGDNCVSGSEEACSSVSDDALFLEKLKHMGKSTRKKLFEIARSFSEKTRRKKSKKRAFSKHQSQGSATSIVNLLEEVEGPPSAEDDNKLKRLSERDEGEESKEVMS, encoded by the exons ATGATGACCAGTCTTTTCCGCCGGAGTAATGCGAACAGTAACCATGGCAGTGGTACACGAGGGAGCGACGATGGATCACGAGAGCTCAATAACAGAAGGCCTCCACATCAGGTCCGGCGTTTGGAGTTTACCCAGGCTATGGATGACTTTAAGACGATGTTCCCCAGCATGAAGCATGAGGTTATTGAGTGTGTCTTGAGAGCCAACCATGGTGCTGTCGACTCCACCATTGACCAGCTACTGCAGATGAGCCTGGACAGCAAGGCCACGGATGACAGCTCGGATTCTGAGGACAGCATCCCTCCAGAG ATCCTGGAAAGAACACTGGAGCCGGACAGCTCAGATGAGGAGCCTCCACCCGTCTACGCGCCGCCCTCCTACGACATGCACATCTATGACAGAAAACATCCTGCAGATGTTCCATCCACACCACCACCCAG GTTCGATGATTATCCCCCTCCTGGGCATCAGCAGGTCGGCAGACACAGGAACTGGAATCCACCGTTACTAGGCAACCTCCCTGATGACTTCCTGCGTATCCTGCCTCAGCAGTCAGAAAGTCTTCAG CGATCTCAGAGCAACCTGTCTCagccttcctcctcctcctcttcctcactgtCATCCCTGACGCAGCTTTCATCCAGCAGTATTGCCCTGTCAGGTGGCGTTTGGTCATCTGAACAGGACAGGAAGTTGAAACAATACTTGGAGGATGAGCGAATAGCCCTTTTTCTGCAGAATCAGGAGTTCATGAAAGAGCTACAGCGTAACAGAGACTTCCTCATAGCTCTGGAgatag ATCATCAGAGGTGCGAGAAAGCACAGTGTGGTCATTCATCCGCTTGCACAGAGAACTCCGCCGAAG GTGATAATTGTGTCTCGGGGTCTGAGGAGGCCTGTTCATCAGTCTCTGACGATGCCTTATTCCTGGAGAAACTCAAGCACATGGGCAAAT CTACAAGGAAGAAGCTTTTTGAAATTGCCAGATCATTCTCGGAGAAGACCAGAAGAAAGAAGTCCAAAAAGCGAGCTTTCTCCAAACACCAGTC TCAAGGCTCTGCAACCTCCATCGTCAATCTCCTGGAAGAAGTAGAGGGGCCGCCTTCGG CTGAGGATGACAACAAACTTAAGAGACTTTCAGAAAGAGACGAAGGGGAGGAGTCAAAGGAAGTGATGTCATG A
- the LOC113054385 gene encoding CUE domain-containing protein 1-like isoform X1 has translation MMTSLFRRSNANSNHGSGTRGSDDGSRELNNRRPPHQVRRLEFTQAMDDFKTMFPSMKHEVIECVLRANHGAVDSTIDQLLQMSLDSKATDDSSDSEDSIPPEILERTLEPDSSDEEPPPVYAPPSYDMHIYDRKHPADVPSTPPPRFDDYPPPGHQQVGRHRNWNPPLLGNLPDDFLRILPQQSESLQRSQSNLSQPSSSSSSSLSSLTQLSSSSIALSGGVWSSEQDRKLKQYLEDERIALFLQNQEFMKELQRNRDFLIALEIDHQRCEKAQCGHSSACTENSAEGDNCVSGSEEACSSVSDDALFLEKLKHMGKSTRKKLFEIARSFSEKTRRKKSKKRAFSKHQSYPHMSSPDSRCLEFASIQGSATSIVNLLEEVEGPPSAEDDNKLKRLSERDEGEESKEVMS, from the exons ATGATGACCAGTCTTTTCCGCCGGAGTAATGCGAACAGTAACCATGGCAGTGGTACACGAGGGAGCGACGATGGATCACGAGAGCTCAATAACAGAAGGCCTCCACATCAGGTCCGGCGTTTGGAGTTTACCCAGGCTATGGATGACTTTAAGACGATGTTCCCCAGCATGAAGCATGAGGTTATTGAGTGTGTCTTGAGAGCCAACCATGGTGCTGTCGACTCCACCATTGACCAGCTACTGCAGATGAGCCTGGACAGCAAGGCCACGGATGACAGCTCGGATTCTGAGGACAGCATCCCTCCAGAG ATCCTGGAAAGAACACTGGAGCCGGACAGCTCAGATGAGGAGCCTCCACCCGTCTACGCGCCGCCCTCCTACGACATGCACATCTATGACAGAAAACATCCTGCAGATGTTCCATCCACACCACCACCCAG GTTCGATGATTATCCCCCTCCTGGGCATCAGCAGGTCGGCAGACACAGGAACTGGAATCCACCGTTACTAGGCAACCTCCCTGATGACTTCCTGCGTATCCTGCCTCAGCAGTCAGAAAGTCTTCAG CGATCTCAGAGCAACCTGTCTCagccttcctcctcctcctcttcctcactgtCATCCCTGACGCAGCTTTCATCCAGCAGTATTGCCCTGTCAGGTGGCGTTTGGTCATCTGAACAGGACAGGAAGTTGAAACAATACTTGGAGGATGAGCGAATAGCCCTTTTTCTGCAGAATCAGGAGTTCATGAAAGAGCTACAGCGTAACAGAGACTTCCTCATAGCTCTGGAgatag ATCATCAGAGGTGCGAGAAAGCACAGTGTGGTCATTCATCCGCTTGCACAGAGAACTCCGCCGAAG GTGATAATTGTGTCTCGGGGTCTGAGGAGGCCTGTTCATCAGTCTCTGACGATGCCTTATTCCTGGAGAAACTCAAGCACATGGGCAAAT CTACAAGGAAGAAGCTTTTTGAAATTGCCAGATCATTCTCGGAGAAGACCAGAAGAAAGAAGTCCAAAAAGCGAGCTTTCTCCAAACACCAGTCATATCCTCACATGTCCAGCCCCGACAGTCGCTGCCTGGAGTTTGCTTCTAT TCAAGGCTCTGCAACCTCCATCGTCAATCTCCTGGAAGAAGTAGAGGGGCCGCCTTCGG CTGAGGATGACAACAAACTTAAGAGACTTTCAGAAAGAGACGAAGGGGAGGAGTCAAAGGAAGTGATGTCATG A